A genomic segment from Neodiprion lecontei isolate iyNeoLeco1 chromosome 1, iyNeoLeco1.1, whole genome shotgun sequence encodes:
- the LOC107220127 gene encoding uncharacterized protein LOC107220127 isoform X7, with translation MRADYAGVGPGVGLAAGGEEDAGDSVERVREFVERIVEGLVGDVDEIPIDRLYDHIAYDRFVANYKQPLAGALARLAIALQLSIGNKPAADTPTMAHAALRDLVERAVEEARKLPGLGNPDAGRSTEPGDVADQTYEDLLATAILNKVIEKYQNERVDDNSNTVGAKRTSPNQKYITSEIEVGLDEGVEEGSSSLEPLSQDEYGSDCSAPPSKYSINRQEPLSLTIEEHIEEVTTTYTSDEEERDEAAANGLNFNNAHRVPFPEFGMDIIDLSQESSEELLDETSTPTHVDLVTPVESWEENWLFQKKKMQAQSEPVSMLVPNPSEDLKPLIGDREADDTSDLSDCSAHSDEEIEDELLEVINNVIPKPRGSPEESRASGLAEGKERLEIETRSADNIRKIGHENLTTNTATHFQINEAGANGMTNGHNEQKTESPSSGRSDIKLGIEDMLVFHLRDKNISQSEQKTMRQDQSSEFIEAEKSSGNIVTWDETTGGSVIKSPEPASILKSRASVEITSRNGTQTIVVNRSSTSFTEKTNSDVTGPQVLESVCRSDQSKDQQAKRPSVIPRDNEVDKMPQDQHVDLGDDLCSKGCPRTPTSSPLEQKIGVPEIQTRTDLHSLDEKLVSIETRIDTKLGSLEEKLRSHVPDLEKKQDPNVTEVGNGVVEARFAFIESGNENHRTVITKEHRDDLQNEDGAQQESEYTEHYDTATQRHLDSLKRPAKGGKDDIKVVDIHDDDDIPPPIPSTPPPIARLRQCREAAELANLEVDQLEPAERKRVEVDLFLATPPRPGTIAEREHKKWENAAPIENNPYSEENIQKRLWQRQYSRKVSSESLSGVNTEIPKVDGTSIQVVLGAGQPDVKRYGRDYYINEAKKASGERARRSAMLNAGRPNSSLSQNSGSFEGDIEQQVSYGLERFEEASLRGSLHRRSFRGQNSSPHFVTNPLLHLQVGEDSKVSRVDELSDPCVSDSVTDEVRNSASSSDRGKDAPIKTVQHRIVDPSNAHNTECSSNEDSNVTVRNAVSTDAESKLIKTLSEIKNPKPSSSEEIPREQNDRMDFSEMSSEKLASISDLMSEGMNRELRVLDGRGRLVDIDTENFERLFKTGDAVENFAVNPLYDLENNFQLANHNPQCSNFVDRDSGMYSIESNEVTETDKSGISKDENEEPPKRLSVDESKRGNEIVTSNGKRYSNFGSFKFHTFGGIKRRRFNWNDLDDEFDETDSENEDMAEYPDNISNFGSMKCQTFGGIKQRTNFDVKNITKYRKVKLRPALSFRDAKEAKKRQETTSENGKDILYSNFETRRDPSYTKFRNAKANSNRERLKKKKPSHHVSSKRASAERNIGDENLMASFLRDALMRPKSRLSTDNESIYSLDTAAARKSSRYRGLSSRPIKPRSIRDDTSLRLEPPESPEVVEKSFETLAGLRRSRSLKDDRNSILRSSSVRRKISEDISMW, from the exons ATGA GAGCGGACTATGCTGGGGTTGGTCCTGGCGTGGGCCTTGCCGCCGGAGGCGAAGAGGATGCGGGTGATTCGGTGGAAAGGGTCCGAGAATTCGTCGAGAGGATAGTCGAAGGCCTCGTCGGAGACGTCGACGAGATACCGATAGACCGCCTCTACGATCACATCGCCT ATGATCGATTTGTGGCAAACTACAAGCAACCATTGGCTGGGGCCCTAGCACGACTGGCGATAGCGCTTCAACTCTCTATCGGTA ATAAGCCGGCAGCCGATACTCCGACAATGGCGCACGCCGCGCTTCGAGATTTGGTCGAACGCGCTGTGGAGGAAGCGAGGAAGTTGCCAGGACTCGGAAATCCGGATGCCGGACGATCCACCGAGCCCGGAGATGTCGCTGACCAGACTTATGAGGATCTCCTCGCGACTGCTATACTCAACAAG GTGATCGAGAAGTATCAAAATGAACGCGTCGACGACAACAGCAACACAGTGGGCGCCAAAAGAACCTCCCCGAATCAAAAATACATCACCA GTGAAATCGAGGTGGGACTCGACGAAGGCGTCGAGGAAGGCAGCAGCAGCCTCGAACCACTCTCTCAGGACGAGTATGGCAGCGATTGTAGCGCACCACCCTCGAAATATTCCATCAATCGTCAGGAACCACTGTCGTTGACG ATAGAAGAGCACATCGAAGAAGTGACAACGACCTACACTTCGGACGAGGAAGAACGAGATGAGGCCGCGGCGAACGGTCTGAATTTCAACAACGCGCATCGTGTGCCTTTCCCCGAATTTGGAATGGACATAATCGATC TTTCTCAAGAGTCTTCCGAGGAATTGCTCGACGAGACGTCGACGCCGACGCACGTGGATCTAGTCACGCCTGTAGAATCATGGGAGGAGAATTGGCTGTTTCAAAAGAAGAAGATGCAGGCTCAATCCGAACCAGTCTCAATGCTGGTCCCAAATCCTAGCGAAGATTTGAAACCTTTGATTGGCGACAGAGAGGCCGATGACACCTCAGATCTGTCCGACTGTTCCGCTCATTCCGACGAAGAAATTGAGGACGAACTACTCGAAGTTATCAACAACGTGATTCCAAAACCTCGAGGTAGTCCGGAAGAGTCCAGAGCTTCTGGTTTGGCGGAAGGTAAGGAAAGACTGGAAATTGAAACGCGGAGTGCAGATAATATCCGAAAGATTGGTCACGAAAATCTAACGACGAACACCGCAACCCACTTCCAAATCAACGAAGCTGGTGCCAACGGAATGACGAACGGACATAACGAGCAGAAAACCGAGAGTCCATCGTCGGGGAGGTCGGATATCAAACTTGGCATTGAAGACATGCTCGTGTTCCATCTGAGGGACAAAAATATCTCGCAATCCGAGCAGAAAACTATGCGTCAGGATCAGTCGAGCGAGTTTATAGAGGCGGAAAAATCGTCGGGAAATATCGTAACGTGGGATGAAACGACCGGTGGTAGTGTAATAAAAAGTCCAGAACCAGCTTCTATATTGAAGTCGAGAGCTTCGGTCGAAATTACGAGTCGAAACGGGACCCAAACAATCGTGGTGAACAGATCGTCGACTTCTTTTACAGAAAAGACTAATTCCGATGTGACAGGACCTCAGGTGCTTGAATCGGTCTGCCGGTCCGACCAATCCAAGGATCAACAAGCCAAACGTCCATCCGTTATTCCACGAGATAACGAGGTAGATAAGATGCCTCAAGACCAGCATGTTGACCTGGGGGATGATTTGTGCTCAAAAGGATGCCCAAGAACTCCGACATCATCTCCTCTCGAACAGAAAATCGGCGTCCCAGAAATTCAAACTCGTACCGACCTCCATTCGCTGGATGAAAAACTCGTATCCATCGAGACGAGGATTGACACGAAACTTGGTTcgcttgaagaaaaattgagaagCCACGTTCCGGACCTCGAAAAGAAGCAAGACCCCAACGTAACGGAAGTCGGAAACGGAGTGGTCGAAGCGCGTTTCGCTTTCATAGAAAGCGGCAACGAGAATCATCGCACTGTGATAACCAAGGAGCATAGAGACGACCTGCAAA ACGAGGATGGAGCTCAGCAGGAAAGCGAGTACACCGAGCATTACGACACAGCGACCCAGAGACACCTGGACAGTTTAAAGAGACCCGCAAAAGGTGGTAAAGATGACATCAAGGTAGTGGATATTCACGACGATGACGATATTCCACCGCCGATACCCTCGACTCCCCCGCCGATTGCCAGACTCAG GCAGTGCCGCGAGGCTGCGGAGTTAGCCAACCTCGAGGTTGATCAACTCGAACCGGCCGAACGGAAAAGGGTCGAAGTTGACCTGTTTCTCGCCACCCCGCCTCGACCAG GCACGATAGCCGAGCGCGAGCATAAGAAGTGGGAAAATGCCGCACCGATAGAGAACAATCCTTACAGTGAGGAAAATATTCAGAAAAGATTGTGGCAACGGCAATACTCCCGGAAGGTTTCATCCGAATCTTTATCTGG AGTAAACACCGAAATACCAAAGGTGGATGGAACCTCTATTCAAGTGGTCCTGGGCGCTGGTCAACCGGACGTTAAAAG GTACGGGAGAGACTACTATATCAACGAGGCAAAGAAAGCAAGTGGGGAGCGCGCTAGAAGATCGGCTATGTTGAATGCCGGAAGACCGAACAGCTCGTTATCCCAGAATTCCGGCTCGTTCGAAGGCGATATTGAACAGCAGGTGAGTTATGGACTTGAAAGATTCGAGGAGGCATCCCTGCGGGGCAGCCTTCATAGACGGAGCTTTCGAGGGCAGAATTCGAGTccccattttgtaaccaaccCTCTGCTCCACTTGCAAGTTGGCGAGGATTCGAAAGTTAGTCGAGTCGACGAGCTAAGCGACCCCTGCGTGTCCGATTCCGTAACAGACGAAGTACGAAATAGCGCGTCGTCGAGTGATCGAGGAAAAGATGCACCGATTAAAACGGTGCAACACAGAATAGTTGATCCCAGTAATGCGCACAATACCGAGTGCTCGTCTAACGAAGACTCAAATGTCACGGTAAGGAACGCAGTGTCCACAGATGCGGAatcaaaattgattaaaacCTTATCGGAGATCAAAAATCCGAAACCAAGTTCGAGTGAAGAGATACCGAGGGAACAAAACGATCGAATGGACTTCTCTGAGATGTCCTCTGAGAAATTAGCGAGCATTTCCGATTTAATGTCTGAGGGAATGAATCGCGAACTTCGAGTGTTGGACGGCAGAGGAAGATTGGTAGATATTGATACAGAGAACTTTGAAAGACTTTTCAAaactggagacgccgtcgaaAACTTTGCTGTTAATCCGTTGTATGATCTAGAAAACAATTTCCAACTGGCAAATCATAATCCACAATGTTCGAATTTTGTGGATCGAGATTCCGGAATGTATTCCATCGAATCGAACGAAGTGACGGAGACTGATAAGAGTGGGATTAGTAAAGACGAGAATGAAGAACCGCCGAAAAGATTGTCAGTTGACGAGTCGAAAAGGGGTAACGAAATCGTGACGTCCAACGGTAAGAGATACTCGAACTTCGGAAGCTTCAAGTTTCACACATTTGGTGGAATAAAGAGAAGACGCTTCAACTGGAACGACCTGGATGACGAATTCGACGAAACGGATTCGGAAAACGAGGATATGGCCGAATACCCGGATAACATTTCGAACTTTGGCAGTATGAAGTGTCAAACTTTCGGCGGAATCAAGCAAAGAACAAATTTTGatgttaaaaatataacaaagtaCCGTAAAGTTAAATTGAGGCCAGCTCTCTCGTTCAGAGACGCTAAAGAGGCGAAGAAGCGACAGGAAACCACGTCCGAGAACGGAAAGGATATTCTCTACAGCAATTTTGAGACTCGAAGAGATCCGAGCTACACAAAGTTCAGAAATGCAAAAGCGAACTCGAACCGCGAACGtctcaagaagaagaaaccaTCGCATCACGTTAGCTCGAAAAGAGCATCAGCCGAACGGAACATCGGTGATGAAAACTTGATGGCGAGCTTTTTGAGAGATGCTCTGATGCGGCCAAAGTCGCGATTGTCGACCGACAACGAATCAATTTATTCTCTGGATACTGCAGCAGCAAGGAAATCGTCCCGTTATCGAGGATTGTCCAGCCGACCGATCAAACCTCGTTCAATTCGCGATGATACCAGTCTTAGATTAGAACCACCCGAGTCTCCGGAAGTTGTAGAAAAAAGCTTTGAAACGTTGGCCGGTTTACGGAGGAGTCGAAGTCTTAAGGACGATAGAAACAGTATTCTTAGAAGTAGCAGCGTGCGTAGAAAGATTTCCGAAGATATATCAATGTGGTGA
- the LOC107220127 gene encoding uncharacterized protein LOC107220127 isoform X10, whose translation MAHAALRDLVERAVEEARKLPGLGNPDAGRSTEPGDVADQTYEDLLATAILNKVIEKYQNERVDDNSNTVGAKRTSPNQKYITSEIEVGLDEGVEEGSSSLEPLSQDEYGSDCSAPPSKYSINRQEPLSLTIEEHIEEVTTTYTSDEEERDEAAANGLNFNNAHRVPFPEFGMDIIDLSQESSEELLDETSTPTHVDLVTPVESWEENWLFQKKKMQAQSEPVSMLVPNPSEDLKPLIGDREADDTSDLSDCSAHSDEEIEDELLEVINNVIPKPRGSPEESRASGLAEGKERLEIETRSADNIRKIGHENLTTNTATHFQINEAGANGMTNGHNEQKTESPSSGRSDIKLGIEDMLVFHLRDKNISQSEQKTMRQDQSSEFIEAEKSSGNIVTWDETTGGSVIKSPEPASILKSRASVEITSRNGTQTIVVNRSSTSFTEKTNSDVTGPQVLESVCRSDQSKDQQAKRPSVIPRDNEVDKMPQDQHVDLGDDLCSKGCPRTPTSSPLEQKIGVPEIQTRTDLHSLDEKLVSIETRIDTKLGSLEEKLRSHVPDLEKKQDPNVTEVGNGVVEARFAFIESGNENHRTVITKEHRDDLQNEDGAQQESEYTEHYDTATQRHLDSLKRPAKGGKDDIKVVDIHDDDDIPPPIPSTPPPIARLRQCREAAELANLEVDQLEPAERKRVEVDLFLATPPRPGTIAEREHKKWENAAPIENNPYSEENIQKRLWQRQYSRKVSSESLSGVNTEIPKVDGTSIQVVLGAGQPDVKRYGRDYYINEAKKASGERARRSAMLNAGRPNSSLSQNSGSFEGDIEQQVSYGLERFEEASLRGSLHRRSFRGQNSSPHFVTNPLLHLQVGEDSKVSRVDELSDPCVSDSVTDEVRNSASSSDRGKDAPIKTVQHRIVDPSNAHNTECSSNEDSNVTVRNAVSTDAESKLIKTLSEIKNPKPSSSEEIPREQNDRMDFSEMSSEKLASISDLMSEGMNRELRVLDGRGRLVDIDTENFERLFKTGDAVENFAVNPLYDLENNFQLANHNPQCSNFVDRDSGMYSIESNEVTETDKSGISKDENEEPPKRLSVDESKRGNEIVTSNGKRYSNFGSFKFHTFGGIKRRRFNWNDLDDEFDETDSENEDMAEYPDNISNFGSMKCQTFGGIKQRTNFDVKNITKYRKVKLRPALSFRDAKEAKKRQETTSENGKDILYSNFETRRDPSYTKFRNAKANSNRERLKKKKPSHHVSSKRASAERNIGDENLMASFLRDALMRPKSRLSTDNESIYSLDTAAARKSSRYRGLSSRPIKPRSIRDDTSLRLEPPESPEVVEKSFETLAGLRRSRSLKDDRNSILRSSSVRRKISEDISMW comes from the exons ATGGCGCACGCCGCGCTTCGAGATTTGGTCGAACGCGCTGTGGAGGAAGCGAGGAAGTTGCCAGGACTCGGAAATCCGGATGCCGGACGATCCACCGAGCCCGGAGATGTCGCTGACCAGACTTATGAGGATCTCCTCGCGACTGCTATACTCAACAAG GTGATCGAGAAGTATCAAAATGAACGCGTCGACGACAACAGCAACACAGTGGGCGCCAAAAGAACCTCCCCGAATCAAAAATACATCACCA GTGAAATCGAGGTGGGACTCGACGAAGGCGTCGAGGAAGGCAGCAGCAGCCTCGAACCACTCTCTCAGGACGAGTATGGCAGCGATTGTAGCGCACCACCCTCGAAATATTCCATCAATCGTCAGGAACCACTGTCGTTGACG ATAGAAGAGCACATCGAAGAAGTGACAACGACCTACACTTCGGACGAGGAAGAACGAGATGAGGCCGCGGCGAACGGTCTGAATTTCAACAACGCGCATCGTGTGCCTTTCCCCGAATTTGGAATGGACATAATCGATC TTTCTCAAGAGTCTTCCGAGGAATTGCTCGACGAGACGTCGACGCCGACGCACGTGGATCTAGTCACGCCTGTAGAATCATGGGAGGAGAATTGGCTGTTTCAAAAGAAGAAGATGCAGGCTCAATCCGAACCAGTCTCAATGCTGGTCCCAAATCCTAGCGAAGATTTGAAACCTTTGATTGGCGACAGAGAGGCCGATGACACCTCAGATCTGTCCGACTGTTCCGCTCATTCCGACGAAGAAATTGAGGACGAACTACTCGAAGTTATCAACAACGTGATTCCAAAACCTCGAGGTAGTCCGGAAGAGTCCAGAGCTTCTGGTTTGGCGGAAGGTAAGGAAAGACTGGAAATTGAAACGCGGAGTGCAGATAATATCCGAAAGATTGGTCACGAAAATCTAACGACGAACACCGCAACCCACTTCCAAATCAACGAAGCTGGTGCCAACGGAATGACGAACGGACATAACGAGCAGAAAACCGAGAGTCCATCGTCGGGGAGGTCGGATATCAAACTTGGCATTGAAGACATGCTCGTGTTCCATCTGAGGGACAAAAATATCTCGCAATCCGAGCAGAAAACTATGCGTCAGGATCAGTCGAGCGAGTTTATAGAGGCGGAAAAATCGTCGGGAAATATCGTAACGTGGGATGAAACGACCGGTGGTAGTGTAATAAAAAGTCCAGAACCAGCTTCTATATTGAAGTCGAGAGCTTCGGTCGAAATTACGAGTCGAAACGGGACCCAAACAATCGTGGTGAACAGATCGTCGACTTCTTTTACAGAAAAGACTAATTCCGATGTGACAGGACCTCAGGTGCTTGAATCGGTCTGCCGGTCCGACCAATCCAAGGATCAACAAGCCAAACGTCCATCCGTTATTCCACGAGATAACGAGGTAGATAAGATGCCTCAAGACCAGCATGTTGACCTGGGGGATGATTTGTGCTCAAAAGGATGCCCAAGAACTCCGACATCATCTCCTCTCGAACAGAAAATCGGCGTCCCAGAAATTCAAACTCGTACCGACCTCCATTCGCTGGATGAAAAACTCGTATCCATCGAGACGAGGATTGACACGAAACTTGGTTcgcttgaagaaaaattgagaagCCACGTTCCGGACCTCGAAAAGAAGCAAGACCCCAACGTAACGGAAGTCGGAAACGGAGTGGTCGAAGCGCGTTTCGCTTTCATAGAAAGCGGCAACGAGAATCATCGCACTGTGATAACCAAGGAGCATAGAGACGACCTGCAAA ACGAGGATGGAGCTCAGCAGGAAAGCGAGTACACCGAGCATTACGACACAGCGACCCAGAGACACCTGGACAGTTTAAAGAGACCCGCAAAAGGTGGTAAAGATGACATCAAGGTAGTGGATATTCACGACGATGACGATATTCCACCGCCGATACCCTCGACTCCCCCGCCGATTGCCAGACTCAG GCAGTGCCGCGAGGCTGCGGAGTTAGCCAACCTCGAGGTTGATCAACTCGAACCGGCCGAACGGAAAAGGGTCGAAGTTGACCTGTTTCTCGCCACCCCGCCTCGACCAG GCACGATAGCCGAGCGCGAGCATAAGAAGTGGGAAAATGCCGCACCGATAGAGAACAATCCTTACAGTGAGGAAAATATTCAGAAAAGATTGTGGCAACGGCAATACTCCCGGAAGGTTTCATCCGAATCTTTATCTGG AGTAAACACCGAAATACCAAAGGTGGATGGAACCTCTATTCAAGTGGTCCTGGGCGCTGGTCAACCGGACGTTAAAAG GTACGGGAGAGACTACTATATCAACGAGGCAAAGAAAGCAAGTGGGGAGCGCGCTAGAAGATCGGCTATGTTGAATGCCGGAAGACCGAACAGCTCGTTATCCCAGAATTCCGGCTCGTTCGAAGGCGATATTGAACAGCAGGTGAGTTATGGACTTGAAAGATTCGAGGAGGCATCCCTGCGGGGCAGCCTTCATAGACGGAGCTTTCGAGGGCAGAATTCGAGTccccattttgtaaccaaccCTCTGCTCCACTTGCAAGTTGGCGAGGATTCGAAAGTTAGTCGAGTCGACGAGCTAAGCGACCCCTGCGTGTCCGATTCCGTAACAGACGAAGTACGAAATAGCGCGTCGTCGAGTGATCGAGGAAAAGATGCACCGATTAAAACGGTGCAACACAGAATAGTTGATCCCAGTAATGCGCACAATACCGAGTGCTCGTCTAACGAAGACTCAAATGTCACGGTAAGGAACGCAGTGTCCACAGATGCGGAatcaaaattgattaaaacCTTATCGGAGATCAAAAATCCGAAACCAAGTTCGAGTGAAGAGATACCGAGGGAACAAAACGATCGAATGGACTTCTCTGAGATGTCCTCTGAGAAATTAGCGAGCATTTCCGATTTAATGTCTGAGGGAATGAATCGCGAACTTCGAGTGTTGGACGGCAGAGGAAGATTGGTAGATATTGATACAGAGAACTTTGAAAGACTTTTCAAaactggagacgccgtcgaaAACTTTGCTGTTAATCCGTTGTATGATCTAGAAAACAATTTCCAACTGGCAAATCATAATCCACAATGTTCGAATTTTGTGGATCGAGATTCCGGAATGTATTCCATCGAATCGAACGAAGTGACGGAGACTGATAAGAGTGGGATTAGTAAAGACGAGAATGAAGAACCGCCGAAAAGATTGTCAGTTGACGAGTCGAAAAGGGGTAACGAAATCGTGACGTCCAACGGTAAGAGATACTCGAACTTCGGAAGCTTCAAGTTTCACACATTTGGTGGAATAAAGAGAAGACGCTTCAACTGGAACGACCTGGATGACGAATTCGACGAAACGGATTCGGAAAACGAGGATATGGCCGAATACCCGGATAACATTTCGAACTTTGGCAGTATGAAGTGTCAAACTTTCGGCGGAATCAAGCAAAGAACAAATTTTGatgttaaaaatataacaaagtaCCGTAAAGTTAAATTGAGGCCAGCTCTCTCGTTCAGAGACGCTAAAGAGGCGAAGAAGCGACAGGAAACCACGTCCGAGAACGGAAAGGATATTCTCTACAGCAATTTTGAGACTCGAAGAGATCCGAGCTACACAAAGTTCAGAAATGCAAAAGCGAACTCGAACCGCGAACGtctcaagaagaagaaaccaTCGCATCACGTTAGCTCGAAAAGAGCATCAGCCGAACGGAACATCGGTGATGAAAACTTGATGGCGAGCTTTTTGAGAGATGCTCTGATGCGGCCAAAGTCGCGATTGTCGACCGACAACGAATCAATTTATTCTCTGGATACTGCAGCAGCAAGGAAATCGTCCCGTTATCGAGGATTGTCCAGCCGACCGATCAAACCTCGTTCAATTCGCGATGATACCAGTCTTAGATTAGAACCACCCGAGTCTCCGGAAGTTGTAGAAAAAAGCTTTGAAACGTTGGCCGGTTTACGGAGGAGTCGAAGTCTTAAGGACGATAGAAACAGTATTCTTAGAAGTAGCAGCGTGCGTAGAAAGATTTCCGAAGATATATCAATGTGGTGA